From one Streptomyces sp. SCSIO 30461 genomic stretch:
- a CDS encoding UPF0182 family protein, whose protein sequence is MPDRGGGPSGPRIRVGRPSRRARTLLMTLGVLAVLAMAFVMFSGFWTDWLWYRSVDYLSVFTTTLWTKVGLFAVFGLLMAAAVGVNIWLAYRLRPPLSAMSMEQQSLDRYRMGVAPYKKWVLLAITALVGLIAGASASTQWRTWLMWVNGVPFGQKDPQFGLDVAFFAFDLPWYRFLLGFGFAAAVLSVIAAALTHYLYGGLRVTSPGARATAAATGHLSVLIGLFVAFKAVAYWLDRYGLAVKSSDFKAAGNWTGLRYVDANAYLPAKTILFCIAAICAVLFFATLWRRTWQLPVIGFGLMVLSAILIGGLYPAIVQKFQVQPNEQAKEAPYIEKNIEATRKAYGIDQTKAEDYSGKADPKRKAQQREQAATAASYRLVDSNVVSPAFQQLQQERKYYQFPATLDVDRYRGADGKPQDTVIGLRELNVQGIPKHNWINDHFTYTHGYGAIAAKGTNAITNEDEGTIGSPDFTESGLPTTGQFGKYEQRIYYGEKTVQYSIVGGPQKELDYERKSEGEATTSYRGESGVDLSNAFNRAAYAVAFSEPQILYSGAIGEGSRILYNRTPKERVEAVAPWLTIDGDAYPAVVDGRIKWIVDAYTTTNGYPYASRTTLGDTTADSLTDSQRAVVAQQNQVNYIRNSVKATVDAYDGKVDLYQWDTEDPVLKTWMKAFPDTVKPKGDIAPALKAHLRYPQDMFKVQRELLTRYHVTDADQFYSGSDAWQVPDDPTNKNTRTVPPYYLSLKMPGDPEQKFSLTTTFTPSGRPNLGAFMAVDADATSDKYGSIRLLRVTSTVQGPQQVQSELNGVPEVATFVRDLRGTDSDIEYGNLLTVPLDGGFLYIEPVYARGGTANYPLLKKVAVSYGGKPVFKDSLAEALNAVFGVEGTEQPTPTTPQPPGDTQPPPATGDAALQQAIADAQKAYEEGQEALKKNDWTAYGRAQADLQAALERAAAAQSSGSQPSAQQPQSPPASSAPPTTPRAAPSAATSQAP, encoded by the coding sequence ATGCCGGACCGCGGCGGAGGCCCTAGCGGGCCACGGATCAGAGTCGGTCGGCCGTCCCGGCGCGCCCGCACTCTGCTGATGACATTGGGCGTGCTGGCCGTCCTGGCCATGGCCTTCGTCATGTTCTCCGGGTTCTGGACCGACTGGCTCTGGTACCGCTCGGTGGACTACTTGTCCGTGTTCACGACCACCCTGTGGACCAAGGTCGGTCTCTTCGCGGTCTTCGGGCTGCTGATGGCGGCCGCGGTCGGGGTGAACATCTGGCTGGCCTACCGGCTGCGCCCGCCGCTCAGTGCGATGTCCATGGAGCAGCAGAGCCTCGACCGGTACCGCATGGGGGTCGCCCCGTACAAAAAGTGGGTTCTCCTCGCGATCACCGCTCTGGTCGGGCTGATCGCGGGCGCATCCGCGTCCACACAGTGGCGCACCTGGCTGATGTGGGTAAACGGAGTCCCGTTCGGGCAGAAGGACCCCCAGTTCGGTCTTGACGTGGCGTTCTTCGCGTTCGACCTGCCCTGGTACCGCTTCCTGCTCGGTTTCGGCTTCGCCGCGGCCGTGCTCTCGGTGATCGCCGCCGCACTCACCCACTACCTGTACGGCGGGCTGCGCGTCACCAGCCCCGGAGCCCGGGCCACCGCCGCGGCCACCGGGCACCTGTCGGTGCTGATCGGCCTCTTCGTCGCGTTCAAGGCCGTCGCCTACTGGCTCGACCGGTACGGCCTGGCGGTCAAGTCCAGCGACTTCAAGGCGGCCGGCAACTGGACGGGGCTGCGCTACGTCGACGCCAACGCCTATCTGCCGGCGAAGACGATCCTCTTCTGCATCGCCGCGATCTGCGCCGTGCTGTTCTTCGCGACCTTGTGGCGGCGCACCTGGCAGCTGCCGGTGATCGGCTTCGGTCTGATGGTCCTGTCGGCGATCCTGATCGGCGGCCTTTACCCGGCGATCGTGCAGAAGTTCCAGGTCCAGCCGAACGAGCAGGCCAAGGAAGCCCCGTACATCGAGAAGAACATCGAGGCGACGCGCAAGGCGTACGGCATCGACCAGACCAAGGCCGAGGACTACTCGGGCAAGGCCGATCCCAAGCGCAAGGCGCAGCAGCGCGAGCAGGCGGCGACCGCCGCCAGCTACCGGCTCGTCGACTCCAACGTGGTCTCGCCCGCCTTCCAGCAGCTCCAGCAGGAGCGCAAGTACTACCAGTTCCCGGCCACCCTTGATGTCGACCGGTACCGGGGTGCGGACGGCAAACCGCAGGACACGGTGATCGGGCTGCGGGAGCTCAACGTCCAGGGCATCCCCAAGCACAACTGGATCAACGACCACTTCACCTACACCCACGGTTACGGCGCGATCGCGGCCAAGGGCACCAACGCGATCACGAACGAGGACGAGGGCACGATCGGCTCGCCGGACTTCACCGAGTCCGGACTTCCCACGACCGGCCAGTTCGGGAAGTACGAGCAGCGGATCTACTATGGCGAGAAGACCGTGCAGTACTCGATCGTCGGCGGTCCGCAGAAGGAACTCGACTACGAGCGCAAGAGCGAGGGGGAAGCGACCACCAGCTACCGAGGCGAGAGCGGGGTCGATCTCTCCAACGCGTTCAACCGCGCGGCGTACGCCGTCGCGTTCAGCGAGCCGCAGATCCTCTACTCGGGTGCGATCGGCGAGGGCTCGCGGATCCTGTACAACCGCACGCCCAAGGAGCGCGTCGAAGCGGTGGCGCCCTGGCTCACCATCGACGGTGACGCCTACCCGGCGGTGGTCGACGGCCGCATCAAGTGGATCGTCGACGCCTACACCACCACCAACGGCTACCCCTACGCCTCGCGTACGACCCTGGGCGACACCACGGCCGACTCGCTGACCGACAGCCAGCGGGCCGTGGTCGCACAGCAGAACCAGGTCAACTACATCCGCAACTCGGTGAAGGCGACCGTCGACGCGTACGACGGCAAGGTCGACCTCTACCAGTGGGACACCGAGGACCCGGTCCTCAAGACCTGGATGAAGGCCTTCCCGGACACGGTGAAGCCCAAGGGCGACATCGCACCCGCCCTCAAGGCCCACCTTCGTTACCCGCAGGACATGTTCAAGGTCCAGCGGGAGCTGCTGACCCGGTACCACGTCACCGACGCCGACCAGTTCTACAGCGGCAGCGACGCCTGGCAGGTGCCGGACGACCCGACGAACAAGAACACCCGGACGGTCCCGCCGTACTACCTGAGCCTCAAGATGCCCGGGGACCCGGAGCAGAAGTTCTCGCTGACCACGACCTTCACCCCGAGCGGACGGCCCAACCTGGGGGCGTTCATGGCGGTGGATGCGGATGCGACGAGCGACAAGTACGGGTCGATAAGGCTGTTGAGAGTCACCTCGACCGTGCAGGGCCCGCAGCAGGTCCAGTCCGAGCTGAACGGTGTGCCCGAGGTCGCGACGTTCGTGCGCGACCTCAGGGGAACGGACTCGGACATCGAGTACGGCAACCTGCTGACCGTGCCGCTGGACGGAGGCTTCCTCTACATCGAGCCGGTCTACGCACGCGGTGGCACCGCCAATTACCCGCTGCTGAAGAAGGTCGCCGTGTCGTACGGCGGGAAGCCCGTCTTCAAGGACAGTCTTGCGGAGGCGCTCAACGCGGTGTTCGGAGTCGAAGGCACCGAGCAGCCGACGCCGACCACTCCGCAGCCTCCCGGCGACACGCAGCCGCCGCCGGCCACAGGCGACGCCGCTCTGCAGCAGGCCATCGCGGATGCCCAGAAGGCGTACGAGGAGGGGCAGGAAGCACTCAAGAAGAACGACTGGACGGCTTACGGCCGCGCCCAGGCGGACCTTCAGGCGGCGCTGGAGCGTGCGGCGGCGGCCCAGTCGTCCGGTTCGCAGCCATCGGCGCAGCAGCCGCAGTCACCGCCCGCGTCGTCAGCGCCGCCGACGACGCCCCGAGCCGCTCCATCGGCAGCCACTTCGCAGGCGCCGTAA
- a CDS encoding sel1 repeat family protein, with the protein MGFMGDRVTLLGTGRFAQRHTGAAMAAVGVDDVEAGSALRLAERVAVPLPAAPVDPVGPAAPIGPVGLAGATAPAGAADLAGAAAPAGLAESDDFDEPDEPDEPADPDRFGAGLDSVAAGDTAEAEDEARYRRAAEAGDIASMSVLGAILLRRGDLDGAEPRLRAATAEGDRAAANNLGVLLHQRGYPDEAAGWWRIAAVAGSAAAAHALGRYYRERGDEPAAEYWLRQSAEQGHALGSYALADLLEHRSEPGAERWLRSAAERGHREAAYRLAGVLERRARAAVRAAAPAVRTAYAGLTIDTATDTVPAPRCGDGTVSVGGSTGARRLTADGAVPRQAARAGAAIADDAADGADAAEELWREAEQWYRQAAARGHRRAALQLGAVLERRGELREAGRWYLTAAKEGEPRAACALGFLLRDAGDEDAAAVWWLRAAKEGDGNAANALGALHAARGEQQTAERWYRAAMDAGDVNGAYNLGLLCAAQDRTAQAEQWYRRAAYAGHREAANALAVLILQAGDPTGAEPWFSKAAEAGSVDAAFNLGILYAGRDDDRSALRWYERAATAGHTEAALQVGMALLRDGEDGHAERYLRCAAGSGSAEAAFRLATVLDARQPPPGAPVLGEPLAEKSECEEWYERAAEQGHRRAQVRVGMLAAARGDLVDAVRWYREAAESGSRNGAFNLGLLLAREGDEQEAALWWQRAADAGHGRAALRLALLCARRGELVEAQQWCGRAVTLGPAEVAERAARLRDALSQELTA; encoded by the coding sequence ATGGGATTTATGGGGGACAGGGTAACTCTGTTGGGAACAGGGCGGTTTGCGCAGAGGCATACCGGAGCCGCGATGGCAGCGGTCGGAGTGGATGACGTCGAGGCAGGGAGCGCCCTTCGGCTTGCCGAGCGTGTTGCCGTGCCCCTGCCGGCCGCACCTGTCGACCCCGTTGGCCCCGCCGCTCCGATCGGGCCCGTCGGCCTCGCCGGTGCCACCGCTCCGGCCGGTGCCGCGGACCTCGCCGGTGCCGCTGCTCCGGCCGGACTCGCCGAGTCCGACGACTTTGACGAGCCCGACGAGCCCGACGAGCCCGCTGACCCCGACCGCTTCGGCGCCGGCCTCGACTCCGTCGCCGCCGGCGACACCGCCGAGGCGGAGGACGAGGCGCGGTACCGCCGTGCGGCCGAGGCCGGTGACATCGCGTCCATGAGCGTCCTCGGGGCCATACTGCTGCGCCGGGGCGACCTCGACGGCGCCGAGCCCCGGCTGCGAGCCGCAACCGCCGAAGGCGACCGCGCCGCCGCGAACAACCTGGGCGTGCTGCTTCACCAGCGCGGGTACCCGGACGAGGCCGCCGGCTGGTGGCGTATCGCCGCGGTCGCGGGTTCGGCCGCCGCCGCGCACGCACTGGGCCGGTACTACCGCGAGCGCGGGGACGAGCCCGCCGCTGAGTACTGGCTGCGCCAGTCCGCGGAGCAGGGGCACGCCCTCGGCTCCTACGCCCTGGCGGATCTGCTGGAACACCGAAGTGAGCCCGGAGCCGAGCGCTGGCTGCGCTCTGCTGCCGAGCGGGGGCATCGCGAGGCGGCGTACCGCTTGGCCGGCGTGTTGGAGCGGCGCGCGCGCGCCGCCGTCCGGGCCGCCGCTCCGGCGGTCCGGACGGCGTATGCGGGACTCACCATCGACACGGCGACGGACACCGTTCCGGCACCGCGCTGCGGCGACGGAACGGTGTCCGTGGGCGGATCCACCGGTGCGCGGCGGCTCACTGCCGATGGGGCCGTGCCCCGGCAGGCGGCGCGTGCGGGCGCTGCCATCGCGGACGATGCCGCGGACGGCGCCGACGCTGCCGAAGAGCTCTGGCGTGAAGCCGAACAGTGGTACCGCCAGGCGGCCGCACGAGGACACCGGCGAGCGGCGCTCCAGCTCGGGGCCGTCCTCGAACGGCGAGGTGAGCTGAGGGAGGCCGGACGCTGGTACCTCACCGCGGCCAAGGAGGGGGAGCCCCGCGCCGCCTGTGCGCTCGGTTTCCTGCTGCGGGACGCGGGCGATGAGGACGCCGCGGCCGTCTGGTGGCTGCGGGCTGCCAAGGAGGGCGATGGCAACGCTGCCAACGCGCTCGGCGCACTGCACGCCGCCCGCGGGGAGCAGCAGACCGCCGAGCGCTGGTACCGCGCGGCCATGGACGCGGGCGACGTCAACGGTGCGTACAACCTGGGTCTGCTCTGTGCCGCCCAGGACCGTACGGCCCAGGCCGAGCAGTGGTATCGCCGCGCCGCGTACGCCGGGCACCGTGAGGCTGCCAACGCCCTCGCGGTCCTCATCCTCCAGGCGGGCGATCCGACCGGCGCTGAGCCGTGGTTCTCCAAGGCCGCGGAAGCGGGCAGCGTGGACGCCGCGTTCAACCTCGGCATCCTGTACGCCGGGCGGGACGACGACAGGAGCGCGCTGCGCTGGTACGAGCGTGCTGCCACGGCCGGGCACACCGAGGCGGCGCTCCAGGTGGGTATGGCTCTGCTGCGCGACGGCGAGGACGGTCATGCGGAGCGCTATCTGCGGTGCGCGGCGGGCAGCGGCAGCGCCGAAGCGGCGTTCCGGCTCGCGACCGTGCTCGACGCCCGGCAGCCACCGCCGGGGGCGCCGGTGCTCGGGGAGCCGCTCGCGGAGAAGTCCGAGTGTGAGGAGTGGTACGAGCGGGCCGCCGAGCAGGGGCACCGGCGTGCGCAAGTGCGTGTCGGCATGCTGGCGGCCGCCCGGGGGGACCTGGTGGACGCGGTGCGCTGGTACCGGGAGGCAGCGGAGTCGGGCAGCCGCAACGGCGCGTTCAACCTCGGGCTGCTGCTCGCCCGTGAGGGTGACGAGCAGGAGGCCGCGCTCTGGTGGCAGCGCGCGGCGGACGCAGGGCACGGACGTGCGGCGCTGCGGCTGGCCCTGCTCTGTGCGCGGCGGGGCGAGCTGGTGGAGGCGCAGCAGTGGTGCGGCCGGGCGGTGACGCTGGGTCCGGCTGAGGTCGCCGAACGAGCGGCCCGGCTGAGGGACGCACTCAGTCAGGAGCTGACGGCCTGA
- a CDS encoding transcriptional repressor: MSDLLERLRGRGWRMTAQRRVVAEVLDGEHVHLTADEVHARAVERLPEISRATVYNTLGELVSLGEVLEVSTDRRAKRYDPNAHHPHQHLVCSRCGTIRDVHPTGNPLTALPDAERFGFTISDVEVTYRGLCPNCTTA, translated from the coding sequence ATGAGTGACCTGTTGGAACGACTGCGCGGACGCGGTTGGCGCATGACCGCGCAGCGGCGCGTCGTCGCCGAGGTCCTCGACGGCGAGCACGTCCACCTGACCGCCGACGAGGTGCACGCGCGCGCCGTCGAGCGGCTGCCCGAGATCTCCCGGGCGACGGTCTACAACACGCTGGGTGAGCTGGTCTCGCTCGGAGAGGTACTGGAAGTCTCCACGGACCGGCGCGCCAAGCGCTACGACCCGAACGCGCACCACCCGCACCAGCATCTGGTCTGCTCGCGATGCGGCACGATCCGCGATGTACACCCGACGGGCAACCCGCTGACCGCCCTCCCCGACGCGGAGCGCTTCGGCTTCACGATCTCCGACGTCGAGGTCACCTACCGCGGCCTCTGCCCGAACTGCACGACGGCGTAA
- a CDS encoding CBS domain-containing protein, which produces MLVRDAMSTVVLTIGPAHTLRQAARLMSGRRVGAAIVLDPDTSGLGILTERDILNSLGAGQDPDLEASGAHTTTDIVFAAPSWTLEAAAGAMAHGGFRHLIVLDDTEPIGIVSVRDIIRCWIPARQRKTTLTG; this is translated from the coding sequence ATGCTCGTCCGTGACGCCATGAGCACCGTTGTCCTCACCATCGGCCCCGCCCACACCCTGCGACAGGCAGCCCGGCTGATGTCCGGCCGCCGTGTCGGAGCGGCCATCGTCCTCGACCCCGACACCAGCGGCCTCGGCATCCTCACCGAACGCGACATCCTGAACTCACTCGGCGCGGGCCAGGACCCGGACCTCGAAGCGTCGGGCGCCCACACCACCACCGACATCGTCTTCGCCGCCCCCTCGTGGACACTGGAAGCAGCGGCGGGGGCCATGGCTCACGGCGGCTTCCGCCACCTCATCGTGCTGGACGACACCGAGCCCATCGGCATCGTCTCCGTGCGTGACATCATCCGCTGCTGGATACCCGCGCGTCAGCGCAAAACGACACTCACGGGGTAG
- the hisN gene encoding histidinol-phosphatase, whose protein sequence is MADYHDDLRLAHVLADAADAATMDRFKALDLKVENKPDMTPVSEADKAAEELIRSQLQRARPRDAILGEEYGIEGTGPRRWVIDPIDGTKNYVRGVPVWATLISLMEAGEGGYQPVVGVVSAPALGRRWWAAKGAGAYSGRSLSSATRLGVSKVSRLSDASFAYSSLSGWEERGRLNDFLDLTRSVWRTRAYGDFWPYMMVAEGSVDICAEPELSLWDMAANAIIVQEAGGSFTGLDGVPGPHSGNAAASNGLLHAELLDFLDPRR, encoded by the coding sequence ATGGCCGACTATCACGATGATCTGCGTCTTGCCCATGTCCTCGCGGACGCCGCCGACGCGGCGACGATGGACCGGTTCAAGGCACTCGACCTGAAGGTCGAGAACAAGCCGGACATGACACCGGTGAGCGAGGCCGACAAGGCCGCCGAGGAGCTGATCCGCTCCCAGCTCCAGCGCGCCAGGCCACGTGACGCGATCCTCGGCGAAGAGTACGGCATCGAGGGCACGGGGCCGCGGCGCTGGGTCATCGATCCCATCGACGGGACCAAGAACTACGTACGCGGCGTGCCCGTCTGGGCGACCCTGATCTCCCTGATGGAGGCCGGTGAGGGTGGCTACCAACCGGTCGTGGGCGTTGTGTCCGCGCCCGCCCTGGGGCGTCGCTGGTGGGCGGCGAAAGGCGCGGGGGCCTACTCGGGCCGCAGCCTGTCGTCGGCGACCCGACTGGGCGTCTCCAAGGTGTCCCGACTCTCCGACGCCTCCTTCGCGTACTCCTCGCTGAGCGGCTGGGAGGAGCGCGGCAGGCTGAACGACTTCCTGGACCTGACCAGGTCCGTCTGGCGCACCCGTGCGTACGGCGATTTCTGGCCCTACATGATGGTCGCCGAAGGCTCGGTGGACATCTGCGCCGAACCGGAGCTGTCACTGTGGGACATGGCCGCGAACGCGATCATCGTCCAGGAGGCGGGGGGCAGCTTCACCGGGCTCGACGGCGTTCCGGGGCCGCACAGCGGCAACGCCGCGGCATCGAACGGGCTGCTGCACGCGGAGCTGCTCGATTTCCTCGACCCGCGCCGCTGA
- a CDS encoding TetR/AcrR family transcriptional regulator, whose translation MPTAREALLYAALTALSELPWSGIRMVDVAVAAGVSRQTLYNEFGSKEGLARALVRREADSYIHGIDRILSRGRAADCAERLAVIAEWTVSEARARPLLYALLTGCWGERLPAPRAGLSVSRAVVPAQRRADAGHPAPEELVAAVRDRIAAVFEHEGRGRTSREDPVELARRCELAVRLALSCVVAPPPGSGPGVGSLVRHTVGGVGGTGAARGAGGARGGRGTGGVGSPRGIGGPTGAGDISGSTPRAGGR comes from the coding sequence ATGCCCACAGCCCGCGAAGCACTGCTGTACGCCGCCCTCACCGCACTGTCCGAGCTGCCTTGGTCAGGGATCCGCATGGTCGATGTCGCCGTGGCGGCCGGAGTGTCACGGCAGACGCTGTACAACGAGTTCGGCAGCAAGGAGGGTCTCGCCCGCGCCCTCGTGCGGCGTGAGGCCGACTCCTACATCCACGGCATCGACCGCATCCTGAGCCGGGGCCGGGCCGCGGACTGCGCCGAGCGCCTGGCGGTGATCGCCGAGTGGACCGTGAGCGAGGCCCGCGCCCGGCCGCTGCTGTACGCCCTGCTCACCGGCTGCTGGGGCGAGCGACTTCCCGCTCCCCGGGCCGGCCTTTCCGTGTCGCGAGCCGTCGTCCCCGCACAGCGGCGTGCCGACGCCGGACATCCGGCACCGGAGGAACTGGTCGCCGCGGTGCGTGACCGCATCGCCGCCGTGTTCGAACACGAAGGCAGGGGGCGTACGAGTAGAGAGGACCCTGTGGAGCTGGCGCGGCGCTGCGAACTGGCCGTCAGGCTCGCGCTGTCCTGCGTCGTGGCGCCACCGCCCGGGAGTGGCCCAGGGGTCGGCTCGCTGGTCCGTCACACGGTCGGTGGTGTCGGCGGAACAGGCGCCGCCAGGGGTGCGGGCGGCGCCAGAGGGGGGAGAGGAACCGGTGGAGTCGGCAGCCCCAGGGGAATCGGTGGACCCACTGGTGCCGGCGACATCAGTGGCTCGACCCCGAGAGCTGGAGGCCGATGA
- a CDS encoding multidrug efflux SMR transporter — MAWLLVVVAGLLETGFAVCLKLSHGFTRLWPTIAFAVFALGSFGLLTLSLRKLDVGPAYAVWTGIGAAGTAIYGMVFLNEVTSTLKIVSITLVIAGVIGLQLSGSSH; from the coding sequence ATGGCGTGGCTGCTCGTAGTGGTCGCCGGGCTCCTGGAGACGGGTTTCGCGGTCTGTCTCAAGCTCTCGCACGGTTTCACCCGGCTGTGGCCGACGATCGCTTTCGCGGTGTTCGCTCTGGGCAGCTTCGGTCTGCTCACCCTTTCGCTGCGCAAGCTGGACGTGGGTCCCGCGTATGCGGTGTGGACCGGTATCGGGGCGGCGGGGACGGCCATCTACGGCATGGTCTTCCTGAACGAGGTCACATCGACCCTCAAGATCGTCTCGATCACACTGGTCATCGCAGGGGTCATCGGCCTCCAGCTCTCGGGGTCGAGCCACTGA
- the rsgA gene encoding ribosome small subunit-dependent GTPase A has product MRRYGKHTDEDDVRVRPNRKGNRPRTNIRPKHEDAAEGMVLTVDRGRLTCLVDGRTIMAMKARELGRKAAVVGDRVGLVGDLSGNKDTLARIVRIEERSSVLRRTADDDDPYERVVVANADQLAIVTALADPEPRPRLIDRCLVAAYDGGLEPLLVLTKSDLAGPEKLLELYGALDIPYVVTSREELYGGDAADRVREHLGGRITAFVGHSGVGKTTLVNALVPEDRRRTTGHVNAVTGRGRHTTTSALALPLAGTGGSAVPEVGHEGWVVDTPGVRSFGLHHIDPSRVIHAFPDLETGTEGCPRACSHDEPDCALDEWVEQGHADPARLYSLRRLLSTRERRDGD; this is encoded by the coding sequence ATGCGCCGCTACGGAAAGCACACCGACGAGGACGACGTCCGCGTACGCCCCAACCGCAAGGGCAATCGCCCGCGCACGAACATCAGACCGAAACACGAGGACGCGGCCGAGGGCATGGTCCTGACCGTGGACCGCGGCAGGCTGACCTGCCTCGTCGACGGACGCACCATCATGGCGATGAAGGCTCGCGAGCTGGGTCGCAAGGCGGCCGTCGTCGGGGACCGGGTCGGTCTGGTCGGGGACCTGTCGGGCAACAAGGACACCCTCGCCCGAATCGTCCGCATCGAGGAACGGTCCTCCGTGCTGCGGCGCACCGCCGACGACGACGATCCGTACGAGCGGGTCGTGGTCGCCAACGCCGACCAGCTCGCCATCGTCACGGCCCTCGCCGATCCCGAGCCTCGGCCGCGACTGATCGACCGCTGCCTGGTCGCGGCCTACGACGGGGGCCTCGAGCCGCTGCTGGTGCTGACCAAGTCGGATCTGGCCGGGCCGGAGAAGCTGCTGGAGCTCTACGGGGCACTGGACATCCCGTATGTCGTGACCTCGCGCGAAGAGCTGTACGGAGGGGACGCCGCCGACCGGGTACGCGAACACCTCGGCGGGCGGATCACCGCTTTCGTCGGGCATTCGGGCGTCGGCAAGACCACTCTGGTGAACGCGTTGGTGCCGGAGGATCGCAGGCGTACGACCGGCCATGTCAACGCGGTCACGGGCCGCGGCCGGCACACCACGACTTCGGCTCTGGCGCTGCCGCTGGCGGGCACGGGCGGCTCGGCCGTCCCGGAGGTCGGGCACGAAGGCTGGGTGGTCGACACCCCCGGGGTGCGTTCCTTCGGGCTGCACCACATCGACCCCTCGCGGGTCATCCACGCCTTCCCGGACCTGGAGACGGGCACGGAGGGCTGCCCCCGCGCCTGTTCGCACGACGAACCGGACTGCGCGCTGGACGAGTGGGTGGAGCAGGGACACGCCGATCCGGCGCGGCTGTACTCCCTGCGGCGGCTGCTGTCCACGCGCGAGCGGCGCGACGGCGACTGA
- the aroA gene encoding 3-phosphoshikimate 1-carboxyvinyltransferase encodes MTDSSVHHDLWPAPHASGPVHATVTVPGSKSVTNRALVLAALAAEPGWLRRPLRSRDTLLMAEALRAMGVGIEEQVSSSSTGTGGPDSGEAWRIIPAGLHGPATVDVGNAGTVMRFLPPVATLADGPIRFDGDPRSYERPLGGVIDGLRALGARIDDDGRGALPMTVHGGGALDGGPVEIDASSSSQFVSALLLSAPRFNQGVEVRHTGSTLPSMPHIRMTVDMLRAVGAQVDEPETGGEPDVWRVRSGALLGRDLTVEPDLSNAQPFLAAALVTGGRVTVPDWPERTTQPGDALREIFTEMGGSCELTDSGLTFSGTGRVHGIDVDLGEVGELTPGIAAVAALADSPSTLRGVAHLRLHETDRLAALTKEINELGGDVTETADGLRIRPMPLHGGVFHTYDDHRMATAGAIIGLAVPGVEIENVATTAKTLPGFPRMWTDMLAGN; translated from the coding sequence ATGACCGACAGCTCCGTGCACCACGACCTCTGGCCCGCCCCTCACGCAAGCGGGCCCGTCCACGCGACGGTCACCGTGCCCGGATCCAAGTCGGTCACCAACCGCGCGCTCGTGCTCGCGGCGCTGGCCGCGGAACCGGGCTGGCTGCGCCGTCCGCTGCGCTCCCGCGACACCCTGCTGATGGCCGAGGCCCTGAGGGCGATGGGCGTCGGCATCGAGGAGCAGGTGTCCTCCAGTTCCACCGGCACCGGCGGACCCGACAGCGGCGAGGCCTGGCGGATCATCCCGGCCGGGCTGCACGGCCCCGCCACCGTCGACGTCGGCAACGCCGGCACCGTGATGCGTTTCCTGCCGCCCGTGGCCACCTTGGCCGACGGGCCCATCCGCTTCGACGGCGACCCACGTTCGTACGAGCGCCCGCTCGGCGGGGTGATCGACGGGCTGCGCGCGCTCGGCGCCCGGATCGACGACGACGGGCGGGGCGCCCTCCCGATGACCGTGCACGGCGGCGGCGCACTGGACGGCGGACCGGTCGAGATCGACGCCTCCTCGTCCTCGCAGTTCGTGTCCGCCCTGCTGCTGTCCGCGCCGCGGTTCAACCAGGGCGTGGAGGTGCGGCACACCGGCTCCACCCTGCCGTCGATGCCGCATATCCGAATGACCGTGGACATGCTGCGTGCGGTCGGGGCGCAGGTGGACGAGCCGGAGACCGGTGGCGAGCCCGATGTGTGGCGGGTCCGCAGCGGCGCCCTGCTCGGCCGGGACCTGACCGTGGAACCCGATCTGTCCAACGCCCAGCCCTTCCTGGCGGCGGCGCTGGTGACGGGCGGACGGGTCACGGTCCCCGACTGGCCGGAGCGGACCACCCAGCCAGGAGACGCGCTGCGGGAGATCTTCACCGAGATGGGGGGTTCCTGCGAGCTCACCGACTCCGGTCTGACCTTCAGCGGCACGGGCCGTGTCCACGGCATCGACGTCGACCTCGGCGAGGTCGGCGAACTGACCCCGGGCATCGCCGCGGTGGCGGCGCTCGCCGACTCCCCTTCGACACTGCGCGGTGTCGCACACCTGCGGCTGCACGAAACCGACCGGCTCGCCGCGCTCACCAAGGAGATCAACGAGCTTGGCGGGGATGTGACGGAGACCGCGGACGGACTGCGCATCCGGCCGATGCCGCTGCACGGCGGGGTGTTCCACACCTATGACGACCACCGGATGGCCACCGCCGGTGCGATCATCGGCCTCGCCGTCCCCGGGGTCGAGATCGAGAACGTGGCGACGACCGCCAAGACCCTGCCCGGCTTCCCGAGGATGTGGACCGACATGCTCGCGGGCAACTGA